A window from Pseudobutyrivibrio ruminis HUN009 encodes these proteins:
- a CDS encoding FAD-dependent oxidoreductase, with protein sequence MGIGPDNLGDFYPDWVNDLKDEDLRPEILQLGKVITDRAKIKLGLQKITKYDPEYWAVANLAPTKEIAELALSMGGIRKPKTFKELLEITGLDEKTLEERLEKASWTGLLEWNYENEAHEKQWVLPMFVPGSAEFSNMNQDFLAEHPEMGRFFERMSRLPLEGLTHMVPPGGAGIGMHVIPVEDAISMEQEAIGLEKISYWLDKYEGKYAKSPCSCRLSRKTYDEGCADDPEGWCIAVGDMADYVVETNKGGVYITREEALEIFKQAEDNGFVHQITNIDGENKIFAICNCNVNVCYALRTSQLFNTPNMSRSAYVAHVTAEDCVACGKCVENCPAGAVKLGQKLCKADGSQVEYPKQVLPTERKWSTDEWNDNYRDTNRINCYDTGTAPCKTACPAHIAIQGYLRMAAQGRYKEALALIKQDNPLPAICGRVCNRRCEAACTRGTIDEAIAIDEVKRFLAEMDLKSETRYIPKKIVPSQKGEFTEKVAIIGAGPAGLSCAYFLALKGYKPTIFEKSKYPGGMLRYGIPSFVLENNVIDAEIEIIKELGVEIKCGVEVGKDISLDELRSQGYKAFYVAIGCQGGNKPGVPGDDAIGTATAVDFLHECSENEKYDIKGDLVVIGGGNVAIDVARSARRVGNEKVSMFCLESRDIMPASPEEIEIVEAEGVELNCGWGPKEVLVDEAGAVKGIVLKKCTRVKDETGRFSPQYDENDTITVECKHVIFSVGQRSVYGDLFKGSKVVIERGPKADALTYQTDEPDIFVGGDMYTGPRFAIDAIAAGREGAISIHRFVQPHSSLTIGRNRRDFIELDKENIKIGDYDHSPRQIPGVSKTTVDGELTFRDKTVELTEEQIKKETARCLKCGASVVDENKCIGCGVCTTKCEFDAIKLYREHPECSKMTPSEDKLKYVLPNGLKQRIKVAFKHR encoded by the coding sequence ATGGGTATCGGACCAGACAATTTGGGCGATTTTTATCCTGATTGGGTAAATGATTTAAAGGATGAAGATCTACGTCCAGAAATTCTTCAGCTTGGAAAGGTAATCACAGATAGAGCTAAAATCAAGCTTGGTCTTCAGAAGATTACAAAGTACGATCCAGAGTACTGGGCTGTTGCAAATCTTGCACCTACAAAGGAAATTGCAGAGCTTGCACTTTCTATGGGTGGCATTAGAAAGCCAAAGACTTTCAAGGAGCTTCTTGAAATCACTGGCCTCGATGAAAAAACACTTGAGGAAAGACTTGAGAAAGCTAGCTGGACAGGTCTTTTAGAGTGGAACTATGAGAACGAAGCTCACGAAAAGCAGTGGGTACTTCCTATGTTCGTTCCAGGTTCTGCAGAGTTCTCAAACATGAATCAGGATTTCTTGGCTGAGCATCCTGAGATGGGACGTTTCTTTGAGAGAATGAGCCGTCTTCCACTTGAGGGACTTACACACATGGTACCACCAGGAGGCGCTGGTATTGGTATGCACGTTATCCCTGTAGAGGACGCTATTTCAATGGAGCAGGAAGCAATCGGACTTGAGAAGATTTCTTACTGGCTCGATAAATACGAAGGAAAGTATGCTAAGTCACCATGTTCTTGCCGTCTTTCTAGAAAGACATATGACGAGGGCTGTGCTGATGATCCAGAAGGATGGTGTATCGCAGTTGGTGATATGGCAGACTACGTTGTTGAAACAAACAAGGGTGGTGTTTACATCACTCGTGAAGAAGCTCTTGAGATTTTCAAGCAGGCTGAGGACAACGGCTTCGTTCACCAGATCACAAATATCGATGGCGAGAACAAGATTTTCGCTATCTGTAACTGTAATGTAAATGTATGTTATGCACTTCGTACATCACAGCTTTTCAATACTCCAAACATGTCACGTTCAGCATATGTTGCTCACGTTACAGCTGAGGATTGTGTTGCTTGTGGTAAGTGTGTTGAGAACTGCCCAGCTGGTGCTGTTAAGCTTGGTCAGAAGCTTTGCAAGGCTGATGGCTCACAGGTTGAGTATCCAAAGCAGGTTCTTCCAACAGAGCGCAAGTGGTCAACAGACGAGTGGAACGACAACTATCGTGACACAAACAGAATCAACTGCTATGACACAGGTACAGCTCCATGTAAGACAGCTTGTCCTGCACATATCGCTATCCAGGGTTACCTTCGTATGGCAGCTCAGGGACGTTACAAAGAAGCTCTTGCTCTTATCAAGCAGGACAATCCACTTCCAGCAATCTGCGGTCGTGTATGTAACAGACGTTGCGAGGCAGCTTGTACACGTGGAACAATCGATGAGGCAATTGCAATCGATGAAGTTAAGCGTTTCTTAGCAGAGATGGATCTTAAGTCAGAGACACGCTACATCCCTAAGAAGATCGTTCCTTCACAGAAGGGTGAGTTCACAGAGAAGGTAGCTATTATTGGTGCAGGTCCTGCAGGTCTTTCTTGTGCTTACTTCTTAGCACTTAAGGGCTACAAGCCTACAATCTTCGAAAAGAGCAAGTATCCAGGTGGTATGCTTCGTTACGGTATTCCATCATTCGTACTTGAGAACAATGTAATCGACGCTGAAATCGAAATCATCAAGGAGCTTGGTGTAGAGATTAAGTGTGGCGTTGAAGTTGGTAAGGATATTTCACTTGATGAGCTTCGTTCACAGGGCTACAAGGCATTCTACGTAGCTATTGGTTGCCAGGGCGGAAACAAGCCAGGCGTACCAGGTGATGATGCTATCGGTACAGCAACAGCTGTTGATTTCCTTCACGAGTGCTCAGAGAACGAGAAATACGATATCAAGGGTGATTTAGTTGTTATCGGTGGTGGTAACGTTGCTATCGACGTTGCTCGTTCAGCTAGACGTGTTGGAAACGAAAAGGTTTCTATGTTCTGTCTTGAGAGCAGAGATATCATGCCTGCATCTCCAGAGGAAATCGAAATCGTTGAGGCAGAAGGCGTTGAGCTTAACTGCGGATGGGGACCAAAGGAGGTTCTCGTTGATGAGGCAGGTGCTGTTAAGGGAATCGTTCTCAAGAAGTGTACTCGTGTTAAGGACGAGACAGGTAGATTCTCTCCACAGTACGATGAGAATGATACAATCACTGTAGAGTGTAAGCACGTTATCTTCTCAGTAGGACAGCGTAGTGTTTACGGAGATCTCTTCAAGGGTTCTAAGGTTGTTATTGAGCGTGGTCCAAAGGCTGATGCTCTTACATACCAGACAGACGAGCCAGATATCTTCGTTGGTGGTGATATGTACACAGGCCCACGTTTTGCTATCGATGCTATCGCAGCAGGTCGTGAGGGTGCTATCTCAATCCACAGATTTGTACAGCCACACAGCTCACTTACAATTGGACGTAACCGTCGTGACTTCATCGAGCTTGATAAGGAAAACATCAAGATTGGTGACTACGATCACAGCCCACGTCAGATTCCAGGTGTTTCAAAGACAACTGTTGACGGAGAGCTTACATTCCGCGATAAGACTGTAGAGCTTACAGAGGAGCAGATTAAGAAGGAGACAGCTAGATGCTTGAAGTGTGGTGCTTCAGTAGTAGATGAGAATAAGTGTATTGGTTGTGGTGTATGTACAACTAAGTGCGAATTCGATGCTATCAAGCTTTATAGAGAGCATCCAGAGTGTTCTAAGATGACTCCATCTGAGGATAAGCTTAAGTACGTTCTTCCTAACGGATTAAAACAGCGTATTAAGGTTGCTTTCAAGCACAGATAA
- a CDS encoding alpha/beta hydrolase, translating into MKNIYLFANGFGETVRTLIIAYLILTFVFTVYSVARMYYIEHKSNNVKAGRDRVKKLQATGRFRQIPVYSMEEMSKDKHKRDVRLMYFPADNPKSKRFVVVLPGGGYAHLCTRQEGYPVAAALNEMGVNAFVLEYRTGRDCEAFAPMQDLGTALQMIQQNQDQYGVTLDGYALMGFSAGGNLAGIFSSHKFGYMDYQLPEPGAVILGYPWTCVNDWLHHPYWNIWIGLMGIWLSNRGSFHMFGLRHIRRGRVLLDVQKYIEDDYPPTFMYSGSWDVLVPASRHADVFESALKAHGVNHIYEKYFGVPHGIGLGIRTKAEGWLDRAVEFWESVI; encoded by the coding sequence ATGAAAAACATATATTTGTTTGCAAACGGATTTGGCGAGACGGTGAGAACACTGATTATCGCGTATCTTATTCTTACATTCGTATTTACGGTATATTCTGTAGCCAGGATGTACTATATAGAGCATAAATCCAATAATGTAAAAGCGGGAAGAGATCGCGTAAAGAAGCTTCAAGCTACAGGAAGATTTAGGCAAATTCCGGTGTATTCCATGGAGGAAATGTCTAAGGATAAACATAAAAGAGATGTTAGGCTTATGTATTTTCCAGCAGATAACCCTAAGAGCAAGCGATTTGTAGTTGTTCTTCCAGGTGGAGGTTATGCACATCTTTGCACAAGACAGGAGGGATATCCTGTTGCGGCAGCTCTTAATGAAATGGGAGTAAATGCCTTTGTGCTTGAATATCGCACGGGACGTGATTGCGAAGCCTTTGCTCCAATGCAGGATTTAGGCACAGCATTACAGATGATTCAGCAAAATCAGGACCAATACGGTGTCACTTTAGACGGCTATGCATTGATGGGATTTTCAGCAGGTGGAAATCTGGCGGGAATCTTTTCCAGCCACAAGTTTGGTTACATGGATTACCAATTGCCTGAGCCGGGAGCTGTCATATTAGGCTATCCATGGACTTGTGTTAACGATTGGCTTCATCATCCTTACTGGAATATTTGGATTGGTTTGATGGGCATTTGGCTTAGTAACAGAGGCAGCTTCCATATGTTTGGATTACGTCACATCAGAAGAGGACGTGTGCTTCTAGATGTGCAGAAATATATTGAGGATGACTATCCACCAACATTCATGTACTCAGGTTCCTGGGATGTGCTTGTTCCTGCAAGTCGTCATGCTGATGTTTTTGAAAGCGCCCTCAAGGCACATGGCGTTAATCATATCTATGAAAAGTATTTTGGTGTACCACACGGCATTGGCCTTGGCATTCGCACAAAAGCTGAAGGCTGGCTTGATAGAGCAGTGGAGTTCTGGGAGTCAGTAATCTAG